GGTGGCATTTATTTGAACGGCGGAAACAGGTTAACCCTGGAGGCGGGTAACAACTACGTAGAAAACTGCCGTGTACACGACTACAACAGATTGGAGAAAACGTACAGGCCGGGCATCTGGATTACTGGTTGTGGTAACCACATTTCCAATTGCGAGGTGTACAATGCACCTTCTGTTGGCATCTTTTTACATGGTAACAATCACCTGATAGAATACAACAACCTGCATCACCTGAACCTGGAAGGCGATGATATGGGTGCTTTATATTTTGGCCGTAACCCCTCCGAGCAGGGACAAATTGTACGATACAATTACTTTAGTCACATAGGCAGTGAACATAAAACCATGGCCATTTATCATGATGATGGCGCATGCGGCATGCAGGTTTACAGTAATATTTTTTATAAAGCCGGTACAGTGGCAGGTTTTATTGGTGGCGGCAGGGATAATCCTTACACCAATAACATCATTATAGACAACCGCTACGCCTTTCATATGGACAACAGACTGAGCAATTGGGCCAGAGGGGTGATGGCGCCAAACGGATTATTCAGGACACGACTGGAATTGGTAAACTACAATAAACCGCCATATTCTGTACAGTATCCGGCATTGGCCAACTATTGGGAAGATGATCCTGGAATGCCCAAACGTAATTTCTTTTCCAAAAACCTTCTGGTAAACAACAAGGAAAGAGTAGAAGGTAAGCCGGAACTGACCCAGTATGCAGATGACAATTTTGAAACCACTACTGACCCGGGATTTGTAAATTACGCAAAGGAGGATTTCAGGTTAAAAAAAGATGCGATAGTTTGGGAAAAAATACCCGGATTTAAGGCCATTCCGGTAGAAAAAATTGGCTATAAACGAAATTATAAGAAGAAGTAACCCCATATATACAAATATGCTCCAGGCAGCCTTTTTAGAAGACATTAACCTTTGCACACCTATAGAAAAGATTTCCCAATCTCTGGATCAGGAAATGAGACATGCTATAGCCTGCAGGCCATGGCCCGAATTTGGTTATAAACCTGAAGTATCTTTTGCCATTGCGCATGGCAAAAATGCCATTTTGCTTAAATTTTTCGTCACTGAAGAAGCCATACGCGCAGTGTACCTAAATCCTAATGACCCGGTATACCTGGACAGCTGTGTTGAGTTTTTTATCGGCTTTAATGATGATGCTGACTATTACAATTTTGAGTTCAATTGTGCAGGCACCTGTTTACTGGGTTATGGAAGCGGAAGGGAAAGACAGTTATTGCCGGTAGCTGAGATTAGAAAAATAAAACATGAAAGCCGCATCCGGAACCCCAGAGAAGAAAAGTTAATAGACTGGGAACTTACCGTAGTTATTCCTACTGAAGTGATGATCTTTCATCACTTCAGTAGCCTTAACAAGAGCCAAAGCAGGGTCAATTTCTTTAAATGCGGAGATGGGCTTCCGAAGCCACACTACCTGTCATGGAACAACATTGAATCTGACGAACCAAACTTCCATCAGTCACAGTTCTTTGGATCGCTTTATTTCCAGTAACTATCTTAAAACCTGTTGTACAACATAGATTCGTCTATGTAATAATTAAGGTTTTCTTTGGTTACGATATCAAGCGGCAAAAACTTAATGGCAGAAATTTCCTTTTTAAACACCAGATGGTCTACCAGCTGGTTAATTCCCCAATAACCCTGTCCAAGCGGATTCTGGTTAATCAAAAAACTTATGGCACCTTTATTCAGGTAATGAAGGTTTTGAGGGATTAAATCGTAACCAATAATTTTAATATGATTGATGAACTTCTGCTCAAAATATTTTGCAATCTCGTAAGCTTTTGAGGTGGTTACAAAACAAAACTGCAGCTGAGGATTACTTTCAAATACAGCATCCAGCTGCTCTACAAATAATGCGTAATTGTTGCGGTTTAACTCTACTTTAATCACTTCATAGTGCTCACTCAGATTATTCTGGATAAAATAATTTCTAAGGCCCTGCTCCTTTTTAATCAAATGCGCCGCATTACTCATTTCCTCATCAATGTGCGCAATCAATATCGATGCAGGCTGTGGCCTGCCAAAATGGATCAGGTTTGCTGCAACAAGACCACTCTGGTAAGAATCCTGCCCAATGTAACTCAGGGGATCGAACTCCGCAATCTGCGTATTAAACAACACAAAAGGGATCTCCATCTTTTTCCAGGTTTCAAAAAAGGAAAGTACCTCGCGGTAAAAAATAGGCGACAATAAAATCCCGTCGGGATTGGACTGAGTAACTGCCTCAGCCATCTCCTTAAAAGACTGCACATCGTAAGGGTTGAACATAAACGGACTTACATTTACACCATATTGCCTGGCTTCTTTTGCAGCTTTCTCAATGCCTAGTTTAGGATCCAGCCAGTAAGCATCGAAAGCCGGATCAGGGATTAAAGCTGCAAAACGATACTCTTTTTTGTTACCAAGTGCCCGGGCCATAAAATTTGGCTCGTAATTCATCTCCGCTAAAATCTTCAGTACCTTTTCCTTTACTTTTTCAGAAACATTTCCTCTGTCATGTAATACCCGGTCTACTGTTCCCGCAGATACCTTTGCCTTAAGGGCAATATCTTTTATACGGATGTTCTTTGTTTCTTTCATTCTTAAAAAAACGGAGGCTAATTTATTTAATTATGTAAATGTATCGATTTTAACTGTAACAGAAAGTTTACCACACAGGAATTTTATTTAATCTCCTGAACTGCTCAAAGCAGCAATTTGCTCCTGGCAAAAGCGCCTCGAAACGCCTTCGAAACTTAAAATGTATACGTATTACAAATTAAACACATTTTATCCATTTATCCATGCTCAGCATTATTGTGTCCGCACACAATTATACATTTTTACTTGCTTATTATTATTTAGTTCATTAAGTTTGATAAACAAATTTATCACCTGCAAATGGAACAAGGATCAACATGTAACGGGAAGGCCCAAATCAGAACTGAACAAATTGTTCTTTGCACCTACCCCTATTCAGATCCCAACCCTGTTCCTGAATTTGGCCGCTTGTACCCTTATAATAGATTTGATGGTTATACTGATCATCCGCAAGACCTGGCCTGGGAAATGGTGGTCATGGAAAATGATTTTATAAAACTCTGGATTAACCCATCTATAGGGGGTAAGATT
The nucleotide sequence above comes from Pedobacter sp. MC2016-14. Encoded proteins:
- a CDS encoding carbohydrate-binding family 9-like protein yields the protein MLQAAFLEDINLCTPIEKISQSLDQEMRHAIACRPWPEFGYKPEVSFAIAHGKNAILLKFFVTEEAIRAVYLNPNDPVYLDSCVEFFIGFNDDADYYNFEFNCAGTCLLGYGSGRERQLLPVAEIRKIKHESRIRNPREEKLIDWELTVVIPTEVMIFHHFSSLNKSQSRVNFFKCGDGLPKPHYLSWNNIESDEPNFHQSQFFGSLYFQ
- a CDS encoding substrate-binding domain-containing protein, which gives rise to MKETKNIRIKDIALKAKVSAGTVDRVLHDRGNVSEKVKEKVLKILAEMNYEPNFMARALGNKKEYRFAALIPDPAFDAYWLDPKLGIEKAAKEARQYGVNVSPFMFNPYDVQSFKEMAEAVTQSNPDGILLSPIFYREVLSFFETWKKMEIPFVLFNTQIAEFDPLSYIGQDSYQSGLVAANLIHFGRPQPASILIAHIDEEMSNAAHLIKKEQGLRNYFIQNNLSEHYEVIKVELNRNNYALFVEQLDAVFESNPQLQFCFVTTSKAYEIAKYFEQKFINHIKIIGYDLIPQNLHYLNKGAISFLINQNPLGQGYWGINQLVDHLVFKKEISAIKFLPLDIVTKENLNYYIDESMLYNRF